AATCCATTCTTGTCGAAATGGGTAATCAGAACCTTGGTTTGATCCAGGCTTTCTACAGGAAAGATTCCCAATTCTTCCATCACATCATATAACCTGTCCACTCCAAATGAAAATCCTACTCCGGAAACACCCTCAAGTCCAAATACCCCTGTAAGATTATCATATCTTCCTCCACCACTTACTGAACCAATAGAAACATTATTGACTTTAACCTCGAAAATAGCCCCTGTATAATAGGATAGCCCTCTTGCCAAAACCACATCAAAATCAATGTTGCTTTCGTTTTCCCCATAAGCCTGCAAGAGATTAAATACTTCTCCTAACTCCTCCAAACCTTTAATTCCGATTTCTGATGCCGCTAGAAATGTTTTCAAAAACTCAAGTTTCTCTCCGTTTGATTTCTTAAGGTCAATGACAGGTTCCAATTGTTTTATGGCATTTTGCCCAAAATTCCTTTGTACCAATTCTTCCTGTACCTTTTCCCAACCTATTTTATCCAATTTATCTATTGCTACACACAAATCCCCTTCCCTTCCTTTTTCCCCAATGACTTCAGATATTCCTGTGAGAATTTTTCTGTTGTTTATTTTGATGCTGTAATCCGTAATACCCAAATTCACAAAAACTCTTTTGATCATGAGAAGAATTTCAAGTTCACAGACAAGGCTGTCAGTCCCGACTACATCTGCATCACATTGATAAAATTCCCTGTACCTTCCTCTCTGAGGTCTGTCCGCTCTCCATACCGGCTGGATCTGAAACCTTTTGAAAGGAAAAGTGATGTCATTGCGGTTCATCACCACATACCTTGCAAAAGGAACGGTAAGGTCATAACGTAGACCTTTTTCTGATACCTTTGGCAATACTGTCCCTGTACCTAGCTGCAGATCTTCTGCATTGACATTTTTAAGAAAATCCCCACTGTTTAATATTTTAAAAAGCAATTGATCTCCCTCATCCCCATACTTGCCCGTCAAGGTGCTGAGATTCTCCATAGCCGGAGTTTCTAATTGCTGAAACCCAAAAATTTTAAAGGTATCCTTGATGGTATCCAAAATAAAATTTCTTCTGGCCATTTGAATGGGGCCAAAATCCCGAGTTCCTTTTGGTAAGCTTGGTTTCTGAACAGACATGTTTTATTTTTAATTTTGGCCAAAGTTAAGTAAAATCAAAATTTTATTTTAATTTTGCACCTCATTTGAGACAACATAAACAGATAAGACGATGGCTGTTACTACTTTAAAAAGAAAATTAAGAAGAAAGAGACAAGGTCAAACTACCAGAGTTATTAAAATCAAACAGTTGAGTGCCAAGCCGGTAATCAAAAATGTGGATATTGAAGAATTGAAAAAAAGCTTCGATAAATAATTCAGACCGCTCTTTAACAAGCAATAAAGAGGGCAATGTTTTACACATTGCCTTTTTTATTTGTTCTATCTCCAGATAATCTCCTGAGACTGAAATATTTTTTCTAAAATAGAGAAAGGGCTTAAAAAAACTGCCCTGAATAAAAAACCTGTTCATTTCCCTCTTTTTCCCAATTCCACAACCCTGAGGTTTTGAATTTTACCTTTTTCCAAATCAAATAACAACATTGTCCTGACAACATGAAAACCCTGTTGTCCAATGGCACCTGGATTCATATACAGACAGTTGATGCTTCTATCAAACTCCACTTTACAAATATGAGAGTGGCCGCATACAAACAACCCGGCTTGATTTAGCTTGATTTTCTCTTTTATTCCCTTGGCATATCGGGGAGGTTTACCGGCAATGTGTATCATCCCTACACGGACTCCTTCCAACTCAAACCAAATTTCCTCAGGAAACAATTGCCTCGCAGATTGACCATCAATATTCCCTGTTATGATTCTTCTGGTTTTATCCTGAGGAAGATATTCCAAAATATTTAAATCCCCGATATCCCCTGCATGCCATATTTCATCTACTTCGATCAAATGATCAAGGACTTTTTGGTCAATATATCCATGAGAATCCGAAATAAGGGCGATTTTTTTCATTTTGAAACTTAGTAGTAGAATATTGAGTAAATTTGAAGTGGAAATAAATAATTTCGAAGAATTTTAAAACTACAAAAAAATGAACAGTTTGAAGAAAAGGATTTTGATGATCGCATTGATAGTTTTCAGTGGATCTTTTCAGGTAATTCAAGCCCAAGAAGGAGCTCCTAAACTAAGTCCAAAAGAATTTCAGGATCAGGCCAATAAAAAGAAGAAAAACGTAATCCTCGATATCAGAACTCCTGAAGAAACTGCGGAAGGTTATATTGAAGGTGCAGTTTTCGTTGATTTTTTGGCTGGGGATTTTGAAGAGAAAATCAGCAAGCTAAATAAAAAGAAAACCTATTTTGTGTATTGCCGGTCCGCAAAAAGAACTATACCCGCCACTGAAAAGATGATGGCGATGGGATTTAAAAAGGTCTACATGCTCGAAGGCGGACTCAACAACTGGATGGAAAATGATATGCCTATCACCAAACCCAAGAATTAATCTTTAATCTCATCCTGTTTTTACCAAAAAAACAAAAACAAAATATCTGGTCTGCAATCAAAACTAGTTTTGGATTTGAGGGATTACTTCCTATTTTTACGAACGAAAATATTGTTTATAATGAGAATAATTCAATTTAG
This window of the Aquiflexum balticum DSM 16537 genome carries:
- a CDS encoding metallophosphoesterase family protein; translated protein: MKKIALISDSHGYIDQKVLDHLIEVDEIWHAGDIGDLNILEYLPQDKTRRIITGNIDGQSARQLFPEEIWFELEGVRVGMIHIAGKPPRYAKGIKEKIKLNQAGLFVCGHSHICKVEFDRSINCLYMNPGAIGQQGFHVVRTMLLFDLEKGKIQNLRVVELGKRGK
- a CDS encoding rhodanese-like domain-containing protein, which translates into the protein MNSLKKRILMIALIVFSGSFQVIQAQEGAPKLSPKEFQDQANKKKKNVILDIRTPEETAEGYIEGAVFVDFLAGDFEEKISKLNKKKTYFVYCRSAKRTIPATEKMMAMGFKKVYMLEGGLNNWMENDMPITKPKN
- the hisS gene encoding histidine--tRNA ligase, yielding MSVQKPSLPKGTRDFGPIQMARRNFILDTIKDTFKIFGFQQLETPAMENLSTLTGKYGDEGDQLLFKILNSGDFLKNVNAEDLQLGTGTVLPKVSEKGLRYDLTVPFARYVVMNRNDITFPFKRFQIQPVWRADRPQRGRYREFYQCDADVVGTDSLVCELEILLMIKRVFVNLGITDYSIKINNRKILTGISEVIGEKGREGDLCVAIDKLDKIGWEKVQEELVQRNFGQNAIKQLEPVIDLKKSNGEKLEFLKTFLAASEIGIKGLEELGEVFNLLQAYGENESNIDFDVVLARGLSYYTGAIFEVKVNNVSIGSVSGGGRYDNLTGVFGLEGVSGVGFSFGVDRLYDVMEELGIFPVESLDQTKVLITHFDKNGFEYGLKVLNALRNNGVSSELYPEMAKIKKQFTYADKKEIPFVIILGDNEINEGSISLKNLKTGVQESMLLDELIKRFV